The sequence CTTGCCTGCAGAGAATGGCGACGACGAGGCACAATGACCGGCCGAATGTTGTGCAAGCAACTTTCCGTCGGCAACGCAGCGGCGGAACCCGTCGTTCGCACATAAAAAAACCCGCCGGATAACGGCGGGTTAACAGCCTAATCGAAAAACGACAGGCACCCGCTCAGGGAGGAGAAGCGGGGAACTCGGCGCCAAGCGCCTCGCTCGATCGCTATCATATACCATTGTCTCAATAAAATTTCGCACGGGCCGAAGCAGTATTTCTCGCCACTCAAGACATTCAATATGAGCTTCTATCCGCATCACCGCCCCCGCCGCATGCGCCGCGACGACTTTTCGCGCCGCCTGATGCGCGAGAACCTGCTGACTACGAACGATCTGATTTATCCGGTATTCATCACCGAGGGCACGAACGCACGGCAAGCCGTGCCGTCGATGCCGGGTGTCGAGCGTGTGTCGGTCGACCTGCTGATGGGCGTCGCCGAACAATGCGTCGAGCTCGGCGTGCCGGTGCTGTCGCTCTTTCCGGCGATTGAGCCGTCGCTCAAGACGCCCGATGGCCGCGAAGCGGCCAACCCGGAAGGCTTGATTCCGCGCGCTGTTCGCGAGCTCAAAAAGCGCTTTCCGGAACTGGGTGTGCTGACCGACGTCGCGCTCGACCCCTACACGAGCCACGGCCAAGACGGTGTGCTCGACGAAGCCGGCTACGTGCTCAATGACGAAACGGTCGAAATCCTCGTTGATCAGGCGCGCGCGCAGGCCGAGGCCGGCGTCGATATCGTCGCGCCGTCGGACATGATGGACGGCCGTATCGGCGCCATTCGAGAGATGCTCGAAAGCGAAGGCCACATCTACACGAAGATCATGGCTTACGCAGCGAAGTACGCGTCGGCGTTCTACGGGCCGTTCCGCGATGCCGTCGGTTCCGCAACGAACCTCGGCAAGAGCAACAAGATGACCTATCAGATGGACCCGGCCAATTCCGACGAAGCCCTGCGCGAGGTACGCCTGGATATCGAGGAAGGCGCGGACATGGTGATGGTCAAGCCGGGCATGCCGTACCTCGACATCGTGCGACGCGTGAAGGACGAATTCCGCTTCCCGACCTATGTCTATCAGGTCAGCGGCGAGTACGCGATGCTCAAAGCCGCCGCACAAAACGGCTGGCTCGATCACGATAAGGTGGTGATGGAGTCGCTGCTAGCGTTCAAGCGTGCTGGTGCGGATGGCGTGCTGACGTATTTCGCACTCGACGCAGCGCGACTGCTGCGCGCATAAAAGTAGTTCGCGCGGCTTAATAGTTGGGAAGTTTGACGGCGGCGCCCCTCGCGGAGTGCCGCCGTTTTTCGTTTGGACGGAGTGCACGGCGAGCGCACGGCCGCGCCTGCCTTCGGGTCATGTGTGGCCGCGAATGCAGCGCGCATGGCGCGCGCTGCCCGGCCGAATTCAAACGACGATGGGATGCTCTCAGGACTGCGGCGCCGCGGCCCGATCGAGACTACGCAAGAACGCATCCGCCGATTCATACCCGACGACGCGCAATGTCTCGTTGCCGTTCTGATCGAAGAAGATGATTCCCGGCGGACCGAAGAGCTTGAAGCGCTTGAGCAGCGCCTGGTCGTCGGTGTTGTTCGCCGTCACATCGGAACGCAAGAGATTCAATTGCTGGAGACGCGCATGCACGCGCGGGTCGCTGAACGTAAAGCGCTCCATTTCCTTGCAGCTCACGCACCAGTCCGCGTAGAAGTCGAGCATCGCCGGGCGCGCCGACGTCTTCAGCACATGATCGAGCTCGTCGGATGAGCGCACCGGCGCGAAAGGCGGCTCGGCCTGCTGCGCGGCCACCGTCGGACCTGCCGCGGAATGCGACGCGAGCACGGCAAGCGGCCGAAGCGGATCGGTCGAGCCCGCAGCCAGGCCCACGAGCAGCACTGCCCCCCAAATCGCCAATGCCGCGCCTATCCCCCGCCCCAGGTGGCGCCAGACAGAAGGTCCACCCACGTTCGGCGTGAATAGGCCAAGTGCCGCGGCGGAAATCAGCAGCCATAGCGCGCCGAGCAGCATTTGGGCCGACGCGCCGAGCACCGGCCAAACGATCCACAAGGCCGCCGCGAGCAGCACGACGCCAAAGAAGACCTTGACGCCGTCCATCCAGGCCCCGGCCTTCGGCAAGAACGTGCCCGCCCCCAGTCCGATAATCAGCAGCGGAACGCCGAGGCCGATACCCATCGAAAACAGCGCGGCGGCGCCGAGCACCGCATTGCCGGTATGCGCGATGAACGCGAGCACGGCGAAGAGCGGCGCCGTCATGCACGCGCCGACGACCAGCGCCGACAGCGCGCCCATCACCGCCACAGCGGCGAACTTGCCACCTGAGCGCCGACCCGACGCGCGCGACACGCCATCTTGCCAGCGCTGCGGCAACGCGATGTCGAAGCCTGCGATCAAAGAAAGCGCAAACACCGTCAGCAGCACCGCGAACACGCCAAGCACCCACGGATTCTGCAGCCATGCTCCGAGGCTTTGCCCAACGAGTGCGGCAGCAATCCCGAGCGCCGTATAAACGAGCGCCATGCCGATCACGTATGAGAGCGACAATGCAAACCCGCGCGCTCGCGTGACCTTGGCCCCTTCGCCAATGATGATCGCCGAGAGGATCGGAATCATCGGGTACGAGCACGGCAGCAGGCT comes from Trinickia violacea and encodes:
- the hemB gene encoding porphobilinogen synthase; this encodes MSFYPHHRPRRMRRDDFSRRLMRENLLTTNDLIYPVFITEGTNARQAVPSMPGVERVSVDLLMGVAEQCVELGVPVLSLFPAIEPSLKTPDGREAANPEGLIPRAVRELKKRFPELGVLTDVALDPYTSHGQDGVLDEAGYVLNDETVEILVDQARAQAEAGVDIVAPSDMMDGRIGAIREMLESEGHIYTKIMAYAAKYASAFYGPFRDAVGSATNLGKSNKMTYQMDPANSDEALREVRLDIEEGADMVMVKPGMPYLDIVRRVKDEFRFPTYVYQVSGEYAMLKAAAQNGWLDHDKVVMESLLAFKRAGADGVLTYFALDAARLLRA
- the dsbD gene encoding protein-disulfide reductase DsbD, yielding MSNVSRQRAHAVARFLVLLVACLCAFVGMAPAARAADDFLDPSVAFKFSASEQPGEVLVHFKIADGYYMYRERFAFAVKSGTATLGDPQLPAGNVKFDTTFNKNVETYRNDLTIRVPVKQAAGPFELVVTSQGCADAGICYPPAEHEFRVDGAALHAAAEGAAPAATTGTIAADQASWYERATSADYAQSLLEGGGFLAIVGLYFVAGIVLSLLPCSYPMIPILSAIIIGEGAKVTRARGFALSLSYVIGMALVYTALGIAAALVGQSLGAWLQNPWVLGVFAVLLTVFALSLIAGFDIALPQRWQDGVSRASGRRSGGKFAAVAVMGALSALVVGACMTAPLFAVLAFIAHTGNAVLGAAALFSMGIGLGVPLLIIGLGAGTFLPKAGAWMDGVKVFFGVVLLAAALWIVWPVLGASAQMLLGALWLLISAAALGLFTPNVGGPSVWRHLGRGIGAALAIWGAVLLVGLAAGSTDPLRPLAVLASHSAAGPTVAAQQAEPPFAPVRSSDELDHVLKTSARPAMLDFYADWCVSCKEMERFTFSDPRVHARLQQLNLLRSDVTANNTDDQALLKRFKLFGPPGIIFFDQNGNETLRVVGYESADAFLRSLDRAAAPQS